The following proteins are encoded in a genomic region of Salvelinus namaycush isolate Seneca chromosome 12, SaNama_1.0, whole genome shotgun sequence:
- the LOC120056561 gene encoding charged multivesicular body protein 1b, producing MSNMEKHLFNLKFAAKELQRSSKKCDKEEKAEKAKVKKAIQKGNVEVARIHAENAIRQKNQSVNFLRMSARIDAVAARVQTAVTMNKVTKSMAGVVKGMDATLKSMNLEKISGLMDKFEHQFETLDVQTAQMEDTMSSTTTLTTPQNQVDSLMHELADEAGLDLNMELPQGQTGSVGTSVASAEQDELSSRLAKLRDQM from the exons ATGTCGAATATGGAGA AGCATCTCTTCAATCTCAAGTTTGCAGCCAAAGAACTGCAACGAAGCTCTAAGAAATGTGACAAAGAGGAAAAGGCAGAGAAGGCCAAAGTCAAAAAA GCTATCCAAAAAGGAAATGTGGAAGTGGCACGGATCCATGCGGAAAACGCCATCAGACAGAAGAACCAGTCGGTCAACTTCCTAAGGATGAGTGCTAGGATTGATGCAGTGGCCGCCAGGGTCCAAACAGCAGTCACAATGAACAAG GTCACTAAATCTATGGCTGGAGTGGTGAAAGGCATGGATGCCACACTGAAGAGTATGAACCTGGAgaag ATCTCTGGCCTCATGGACAAGTTTGAGCATCAATTTGAGACGTTAGATGTACAGACCGCTCAAATGGAGGACACCATGAGTAGCACAACCACACTAACCACCCCACAG AATCAAGTGGATTCACTGATGCACGAATTGGCTGATGAAGCAGG GTtggacctgaacatggaactccCACAGGGACAGACTGGATCAGTGGGCACCAGTGTAGCGTCAGCAGAGCAG GATGAGCTGTCTTCAAGGCTTGCCAAACTCCGAGACCAAATGTAA
- the LOC120057506 gene encoding terminal nucleotidyltransferase 5C-like produces MDRRFHNLTLEQVQTLDQVLTEVIPIHGRGNFPTLEVRPKDIIHVVKDRLLEREIRVRDIRLNGSTASHVMVRDNGTGYRDLDIIFGVELPRQEDFQVIKEVVLGSLRDLLPRGVNRRKITCLTMKEAYVQKMVKVFNEHDRWSLISLSNNRGKTVGLRFVSSLRRQFEFSVDSFQIILDRMLESYWETERRQGVHSAPRDKASITVVAECMYGDFEQAMDHLRFRLIATHNPEEIRGGGLLKYSDLLVRNFRPASETEIKSLERYMCSRFFIDFPDVSEQQRKIEAYLRCHFVGDEETSKYDYLMTLRRVIDESTVCLMGHERRQTLNMITVLALRVLGEQNAIPNTANVTCFYQPAPYMADPIFSSYYIPQAAQPPLLYHPYPLHVHMQTGLV; encoded by the exons ATGGATAGAAGATTCCACAACTTGACTCTGGAGCAAGTCCAGACTTTGGACCAGGTGTTGACAGAGGTAATACCCATCCACGGCAGAGGAAACTTCCCCACCCTGGAGGTTAGACCCAAGGACATCATCCACGTAGTGAAGGACCGGCTGTTGGAGAGGGAGATCAGGGTCAGAGACATCCGCCTCAATGGCTCCACCGCCAGCCATGTGATGGTCAGGGACAACGGCACGGGCTACAGAGACCTGGACATCATCTTTGGAGTGGAGCTGCCCAGACAGGAGGACTTCCAGGTCATCAAGGAGGTGGTGCTGGGCAGCCTGCGTGACCTCCTTCCCCGTGGGGTTAACAGACGCAAGATCACCTGCCTCACCATGAAGGAGGCCTATGTGCAGAAGATGGTCAAGGTCTTCAATGAGCACGACCGCTGGAGCCTTATCTCACTGTCCAATAACAGGGGTAAAACAGTGGGGCTCAGGTTTGTAAGTTCCCTGCGACGCCAGTTTGAGTTCAGTGTGGACTCCTTCCAGATTATATTGGACCGTATGCTGGAGTCATACTGGGAGACTGAGAGGAGGCAAGGAGTTCA TTCGGCCCCAAGGGACAAGGCCAGCATCACTGTGGTAGCAGAGTGCATGTACGGGGACTTTGAGCAAGCCATGGATCATCTGCGTTTCCGACTGATTGCCACCCATAACCCAGAGGAGATCAGAGGAGGTGGGCTTCTGAAGTATAGTGACCTGCTGGTGAGGAACTTCAGGCCAGCCAGCGAGACAGAGATCAAGTCCCTAGAGCGCTACATGTGCTCCCGCTTCTTTATTGACTTTCCTGACGTTAGCGAGCAGCAGCGCAAGATCGAGGCCTACCTGCGCTGCCACTTTGTTGGCGACGAGGAGACGAGCAAGTATGACTATCTGATGACCCTGCGTCGGGTGATAGATGAGAGTACAGTGTGTCTGATGGGACATGAGAGGAGGCAGACACTCAATATGATCACTGTGCTGGCTCTGAGGGTGCTGGGGGAACAGAACGCCATCCCCAACACTGCCAACGTCACCTGCTTCTACCAGCCTGCGCCATACATGGCTGACCCCATATTCAGCAGCTACTACATTCCCCAGGCAGCACAGCCACCCCTGCTTTACCACCCCTACCCTTTACATGTCCACATGCAGACCGGCCTGGTGTAG